The following proteins come from a genomic window of Rattus norvegicus strain BN/NHsdMcwi chromosome 8, GRCr8, whole genome shotgun sequence:
- the Ccrl2 gene encoding C-C chemokine receptor-like 2, translating to MIDHWAAPFPTLGNPVKWLSLSRQLVRVLDQRSFTFANICLYPPREKYQAACLDHAVLGSEQGQPPMDNYTVAPEDEYDVLIEDDLDNSGTDQVPTPEFLSAQQALHFCCTVFAVGLLDNTLAVFILAKYRGLRNPGNIYFLNLALSNLCFLLPLPFWAHTAAHGESPGNETCKVLVGLHSMGLYSETLCNILLLVQGYRVFSQGRLSSIFTTVSGGIVTCVLAWAVAAALSLPEAVFYEPRMERQKHKCGFGKPHFLTIEAPIWKYVLTSKMNILVLVFPLLVFIFCCRQMRTAQNFRERQCDLRKAALVITGVFLLMWAPYNVVLFLSALQEHLSLQDDKSSYYLDASTQVTQLIATTHCCVNPLLYLLLDKAFRSYLCSLFPRCNDLPFQSGRDSQQETPREGHSRPIELYGTLPQRQDI from the exons ATGATAGATCATTGGGCTGCACCCTTCCCCACCCTCGGGAACCCAGTCAAATGGTTATCTTTATCTCGCCAGCTTGTCCGAGTGCTTGACCAGCGCAGTTTCACTTTTGCAAACATCTGTTTATATCCCCCGAGAGAAAAATATCAAGCCGCCTGCCTCGACCACGCTGTTTTAGGCAGTGAGCAAG GGCAGCCTCCGATGGATAATTACACAGTGGCCCCAGAGGATGAGTATGATGTCCTCATAGAGGATGACCTGGACAACAGTGGGACAGACCAAGTTCCCACCCCCGAGTTCCTCTCCGCCCAGCAGGCGCTGCACTTCTGCTGCACTGTGTTTGCCGTGGGTCTCCTGGACAACACGTTGGCAGTATTTATCTTGGCGAAATACAGAGGACTCAGGAATCCGGGGAACATCTACTTTCTAAACCTCGCACTTTCAAATTTGTGTTTCCTGCTTCCCCTGCCATTCTGGGCACATACTGCCGCACATGGGGAAAGCCCGGGCAATGAGACTTGTAAAGTTCTTGTTGGACTCCACTCCATGGGCTTGTACAGCGAGACGCTTTGCAACATCCTCCTCCTTGTACAAGGAtacagggtgttttcccaagggCGACTGTCCTCCATCTTCACAACGGTGTCTGGTGGTATTGTTACGTGTGTCCTGGCATGGGCTGTGGCTGCCGCACTCTCTTTGCCCGAAGCTGTGTTTTACGAGCCTCGGATGGAAAGACAGAAACACAAGTGCGGCTTTGGCAAACCTCACTTCTTGACAATTGAAGCACCGATCTGGAAGTATGTTCTGACTTCAAAGATGAACATCTTGGTACTTGTTTTTCCTCTGCTGGTTTTTATATTCTGCTGCAGGCAAATGAGGACAGCGCAGAACTTCAGGGAGAGGCAGTGCGACCTCCGCAAGGCTGCTCTTGTCATAACGGGTGTGTTCCTTTTGATGTGGGCCCCCTACAATGTTGTGCTTTTCCTGTCTGCTCTCCAGGAACACTTGTCCCTGCAGGATGACAAGAGCAGCTACTACCTGGACGCAAGCACCCAGGTCACACAGCTCATTGCGACCACCCACTGCTGTGTCAACCCGCTCCTCTATTTGCTTCTCGACAAGGCCTTTAGGAGCTATCTCTGCAGCCTGTTCCCACGGTGTAATGATCTCCCATTTCAAAGTGGTAGGGACTCTCAGCAAGAGACGCCAAGGGAAGGTCACAGCAGGCCCATTGAACTGTACGGTACTTTGCCTCAAAGGCAGGATATATAA
- the Ccrl2 gene encoding C-C chemokine receptor-like 2 isoform X1 gives MDNYTVAPEDEYDVLIEDDLDNSGTDQVPTPEFLSAQQALHFCCTVFAVGLLDNTLAVFILAKYRGLRNPGNIYFLNLALSNLCFLLPLPFWAHTAAHGESPGNETCKVLVGLHSMGLYSETLCNILLLVQGYRVFSQGRLSSIFTTVSGGIVTCVLAWAVAAALSLPEAVFYEPRMERQKHKCGFGKPHFLTIEAPIWKYVLTSKMNILVLVFPLLVFIFCCRQMRTAQNFRERQCDLRKAALVITGVFLLMWAPYNVVLFLSALQEHLSLQDDKSSYYLDASTQVTQLIATTHCCVNPLLYLLLDKAFRSYLCSLFPRCNDLPFQSGRDSQQETPREGHSRPIELYGTLPQRQDI, from the coding sequence ATGGATAATTACACAGTGGCCCCAGAGGATGAGTATGATGTCCTCATAGAGGATGACCTGGACAACAGTGGGACAGACCAAGTTCCCACCCCCGAGTTCCTCTCCGCCCAGCAGGCGCTGCACTTCTGCTGCACTGTGTTTGCCGTGGGTCTCCTGGACAACACGTTGGCAGTATTTATCTTGGCGAAATACAGAGGACTCAGGAATCCGGGGAACATCTACTTTCTAAACCTCGCACTTTCAAATTTGTGTTTCCTGCTTCCCCTGCCATTCTGGGCACATACTGCCGCACATGGGGAAAGCCCGGGCAATGAGACTTGTAAAGTTCTTGTTGGACTCCACTCCATGGGCTTGTACAGCGAGACGCTTTGCAACATCCTCCTCCTTGTACAAGGAtacagggtgttttcccaagggCGACTGTCCTCCATCTTCACAACGGTGTCTGGTGGTATTGTTACGTGTGTCCTGGCATGGGCTGTGGCTGCCGCACTCTCTTTGCCCGAAGCTGTGTTTTACGAGCCTCGGATGGAAAGACAGAAACACAAGTGCGGCTTTGGCAAACCTCACTTCTTGACAATTGAAGCACCGATCTGGAAGTATGTTCTGACTTCAAAGATGAACATCTTGGTACTTGTTTTTCCTCTGCTGGTTTTTATATTCTGCTGCAGGCAAATGAGGACAGCGCAGAACTTCAGGGAGAGGCAGTGCGACCTCCGCAAGGCTGCTCTTGTCATAACGGGTGTGTTCCTTTTGATGTGGGCCCCCTACAATGTTGTGCTTTTCCTGTCTGCTCTCCAGGAACACTTGTCCCTGCAGGATGACAAGAGCAGCTACTACCTGGACGCAAGCACCCAGGTCACACAGCTCATTGCGACCACCCACTGCTGTGTCAACCCGCTCCTCTATTTGCTTCTCGACAAGGCCTTTAGGAGCTATCTCTGCAGCCTGTTCCCACGGTGTAATGATCTCCCATTTCAAAGTGGTAGGGACTCTCAGCAAGAGACGCCAAGGGAAGGTCACAGCAGGCCCATTGAACTGTACGGTACTTTGCCTCAAAGGCAGGATATATAA